The sequence GCTTCATCGGCCATGCGGTGCGGGGCTGGTGGGTGAACCTGGGCGCCATGACCACCTGCAGCGACCTCAAGAACAACTACGGGACCGTGCGCGTGGACCTGGGCGGCGGCAGCGAGGACACCGGGCTGCGCTTTGTCGGGCTGCTCGCCGGCGACCACGTGAAGACGGCCATCGGCACGCTGTTCAACACCGGCACCTGCGTGGGGTTCGCGAGCAACATCTTCGGCGGCGCCATGCCGCCCAAGCTGGTGCCCGCCTTCAGCTGGGGAGGGTCCGAGGCGGCTCCCGCCTACGGCCTGGAGCAGGCGGCGTCCACCGCCGCCGTGGTCATGGGACGGCGCGGCTGCCGGTTCCTGCCGGCCCACCACAACCTTTTCGCCCGGCTCGCGGAGGGTGCCTGACCGTCGCGGCAGCGTGCAGTCTGCCCGGCGCTGCGGCGTGCGATCGTGCCCGATGACGGCGGCGCGGGGCGCGAGATGGCGCCGGGTTTCCGGGAAGGCCCGGATCGTCGCCGGTCTAAGCTGTTATATAACAACATGATATTACACCATGTTCGAGTTCATTCTCCCCATGCACTTCCTAAATCCCATGCGGCACGCGAGTTGCTGAAACCCCAGCAAATGTTCTCTGCGCTGTTCGCGATTGGGGACCCAGTATCTACAACAACTTTGTAGATCCCGGTTGGTCCACACACGGCAGTTCGCGGGGGACATTTTCTTATTGGCAACGGTTTCGTGAGATGTTAGAATTCATCACTGTAACCTCCGTTCACCAATGCATCTACGAACATGCATCGACAGCGGTGCAGCCATGGCGATGCATCGTCGATGTGAATCGGAATCGCAGCTTCAGGACGCGCAGCAAGAGGGTTCCCTGCATGACGAAAGCTGAACTGGTCGACCTCATCACCGGGAATACCGGGTTGAATCGGCGGGATACCGTCACGGTCGTCAATCTCATCATGGAGAATATCGGCAGTGCGCTGGCCGCCGGCGACAAGGTCGAGCTGCGCGGTTTCGGCAGCTTCAAGGTCAAGAGCCGGCGCTCGCGCCTGGCGCGCAATCCGCGGACAGGTGACGCCGTGGACGTGCCGGCCAAGCGGGTTCCCTATTTCAAGGCCTCCAATGAGCTGAAGGACCGCCTGAACGGGACCGAAGGGTCGACCGACACCGAGTAGCCAACTTCCGTTTGTCAGCGGCCGTTCGATGATCTATCTTGTTCGCCGCACATCACGTCGCGCGGTGAGGATGACGGTGGGTCCTGCAAGGCGGGGCCCGACTGCCCGCGCGCGTTTTTGACTGCTGCCGTTCCTCGGGGGCGGGGCCGGCCTTGACCGGTGAAAGGTGGGAAGACGATGCCGAACGGACGCAAGCGGAAGCGGAAGAAGATCGCGACGCACAAGCGCAAGAAGCGGTTGCGCAAGAACCGCCACAAGAAGAGGTAGGCTGCCGCCGGCCACCGCCCGGATCCAGGTCCGTGGGCGGTGCCGGCGGACGCCGGACCAGCCGGCGTCCCTACTGAACCGAGTCGCGTCAGGATCACATCGCGGAGGGAGCCTCGCCGATGACCGGAAACTCGCCGGAGCGACGCCGGGCCCAGCGCGTCAGCGCCAACCTCAAGCTCGAAGTCAAGGTACCGGGCGCCGATGCTCGGACGGCCACGCTGCAGACGATCAACATCAGTTCGTCGGGCGTGTATTTCCGTTCCGACCACTTTGTGCCGCCGATGACCCGCCTGGCCATGGAGATCGAGGTCAGTGTCCCCGCCGACGACGGCGGGGAGCACGGCACCGCCCTGGTGCCTTGCGACGGACTCGTGGTCCGCGTGACCCCGGAGACCGAGGTCCCCGACTGTGCCGACTACGAGGTAGCCGTGTTCTTCACGGGCATCACCCCGGAAGGCATGGCCAACCTCGAGCGCCATATCGCCCTGCTCATCGACGATCCGGACTGACCCCGGCGCCGTCCCCGCCCCGCTGCGTGCGACGGCGCAACCGCCTGCCACGGTTGTTTTTCGCCATTGCCCCTCAAGCCACCCATGGCCCGGTCGAAAACGGACGGGTAACGGTGCGCTCCGCCGGCGCGCCGCTCGCTAACCCGTGCCGATGGGGCCCGCAGATGACCGATCCGTCCGAACGCCTGATCCTGGTCGTCGACGACTCGCCGCCGACGTGCCTGTACCTCAAGCGCCTGCTTGAACGCAAGGGCTATCGTGTGCTCACGGCGGGGGACGGCGTCGTGGGCGTCCGCATGGCGATGGAGCACCTGCCGGACCTGATCCTGCTGGACAAGGAAATGCCCGGGATGCACGGCTTCGACGTGAGCCGCATCCTGCGCCGGCACAACGACACGAGCGGCATCCCCATCCTGATGATCAGCTCCGAGTCGCAGATCGAGGAGAAGATCCGCGGCCTGGACATGGGCGCCGACGACTTCATCGCCAAGGGCATCTCGGGCGAGGAGCTCTATTCGAAGATCAATGCGTTCC comes from bacterium and encodes:
- a CDS encoding integration host factor subunit beta; this encodes MTKAELVDLITGNTGLNRRDTVTVVNLIMENIGSALAAGDKVELRGFGSFKVKSRRSRLARNPRTGDAVDVPAKRVPYFKASNELKDRLNGTEGSTDTE
- a CDS encoding PilZ domain-containing protein; the encoded protein is MTGNSPERRRAQRVSANLKLEVKVPGADARTATLQTINISSSGVYFRSDHFVPPMTRLAMEIEVSVPADDGGEHGTALVPCDGLVVRVTPETEVPDCADYEVAVFFTGITPEGMANLERHIALLIDDPD